A window from Pseudomonas moraviensis encodes these proteins:
- the waaA gene encoding lipid IV(A) 3-deoxy-D-manno-octulosonic acid transferase, protein MNRTLYTVLFYLGLPLVAIRLWLRARKAPAYAKRIGERFTLGMPTLQPGGIWVHAVSVGESIAAAPMIRALLERHPALPITVTCMTPTGSERIQALFANEPRIQHCYLPYDLPCAAARFLDRVQPKLAVIMETELWPNHIHQCAKRGIPVALANGRLSERSARGYGRFSKLTAPMLAEMSLFAIQTEAEAQRFRDLGARPQTVEVTGSIKFDLTIDPQLLQRAAELRSQWQAQDRPVWIAASTHEGEDEVLLDAHRRLLSSHPDALLILVPRHPERFNSVFELCQREGFATVRRSTGANVDAQTSVLLGDTMGELLFLYALADSAFVGGSLVPNGGHNLLEPAALAKPVLSGPHLFNFLDIAAQMREAGALVEVDDAEGLAIEVQRLFELPRDAQRMAEAGLAVMRRNQGALQRLLDSLGRLIK, encoded by the coding sequence ATGAATAGAACTCTCTACACCGTGCTGTTTTACCTGGGGCTGCCATTGGTGGCGATTCGGCTGTGGCTGCGCGCGCGCAAGGCGCCGGCGTATGCCAAACGCATTGGCGAGCGCTTCACGCTTGGCATGCCGACGCTGCAGCCCGGTGGCATCTGGGTGCACGCGGTGTCGGTGGGCGAAAGCATTGCCGCCGCGCCGATGATCCGCGCGCTGCTGGAACGCCATCCGGCGCTGCCGATCACCGTGACCTGCATGACCCCGACCGGCTCGGAGCGGATTCAGGCGCTGTTCGCCAATGAGCCGCGCATCCAGCACTGCTATCTGCCGTATGACTTGCCGTGCGCAGCGGCAAGATTTCTTGATCGGGTGCAGCCCAAGCTTGCAGTGATCATGGAAACCGAGCTGTGGCCCAATCACATTCATCAGTGCGCGAAGCGCGGGATACCGGTGGCGCTCGCTAACGGACGCTTGTCCGAGCGTTCGGCGCGTGGTTATGGCCGCTTCAGCAAACTCACGGCGCCGATGCTGGCGGAAATGAGTTTGTTCGCCATACAGACCGAAGCCGAGGCCCAGCGCTTCCGTGATCTCGGCGCGCGTCCGCAAACAGTCGAAGTCACCGGCTCGATCAAGTTCGACCTGACCATCGACCCGCAACTGCTGCAACGCGCAGCCGAGTTGCGCAGCCAGTGGCAGGCACAGGACCGCCCGGTGTGGATCGCCGCCAGCACCCACGAAGGCGAAGACGAGGTGCTGCTTGATGCCCATCGTCGCTTGCTGAGCAGTCATCCCGATGCATTGTTGATTCTGGTGCCACGCCATCCGGAGCGCTTCAACTCGGTGTTCGAACTGTGCCAGCGCGAAGGCTTCGCCACGGTGCGTCGTTCGACCGGGGCCAATGTCGATGCGCAGACGAGCGTGTTGCTCGGCGACACCATGGGCGAGTTGCTGTTTCTCTATGCCTTGGCCGACAGCGCCTTCGTCGGCGGCAGTCTGGTCCCGAACGGCGGGCACAACCTGCTCGAACCTGCCGCGCTGGCAAAACCGGTGCTCAGCGGCCCGCACCTGTTCAACTTCCTCGATATCGCCGCGCAGATGCGCGAAGCCGGGGCGTTGGTCGAAGTCGATGACGCCGAAGGCTTGGCGATTGAAGTGCAGCGCTTGTTCGAATTGCCCCGCGATGCGCAGCGCATGGCTGAGGCCGGGCTGGCGGTGATGCGCCGCAATCAGGGCGCGTTGCAGCGCCTGCTGGACAGCTTGGGCAGATTGATCAAGTAA
- a CDS encoding TolC family outer membrane protein codes for MLRKLSLAVAVSCASNTMAWAAEAPLSTKTDLVSVYQEAVDNNADLAAARAQYGAQKEVVPQARAGLLPNLSGGAEVADVRTSIDQPSAIANRSAHSYQATLAQPLFRADRWFQYQAAKDVNEQAALQLSATEQNLILQSAESYFNVLRSQDNLASTKAEEAAFKRQLDQSNERFDVGLSDKTDVLQSQASYDTARANRIVAQRQVDDAFEALITLTNRQYNSIQGIVHTLPILPPAPNDAKSWVDTAARQNLNLLASNYAVSSAEQTLKQRKAGHLPTLDAVARYEKGDNDALGFGNPNSFGVPYGGNVEQSTLGLQLNIPIYSGGLTSSQVRQSYAQLDQSEQQRESLRRQVVENTRNLHRAVNTDVEQVQARRQSIISNQSAVEATEIGYQVGTRNIVDVLDAQRQLYTSVRNYNNTRYDYILDNLRLKQAAGTLNPGDLEDLRRYLKADYNPDKDFLPPDLAKAAEAQLKARP; via the coding sequence ATGCTGCGCAAACTTTCACTGGCTGTTGCCGTGTCCTGTGCGTCCAACACAATGGCCTGGGCAGCGGAAGCACCCTTGTCGACCAAAACCGATCTGGTCAGCGTCTATCAGGAAGCGGTCGACAATAACGCCGATCTGGCGGCGGCCCGCGCCCAGTACGGTGCGCAGAAAGAAGTAGTGCCCCAGGCCCGCGCCGGTCTGCTGCCGAACCTGTCCGGTGGCGCCGAAGTCGCCGACGTGCGCACCTCGATCGACCAGCCCTCGGCCATCGCCAACCGCAGCGCGCATTCCTATCAGGCGACGCTGGCGCAGCCGCTGTTCCGCGCCGATCGCTGGTTCCAGTATCAAGCGGCCAAAGACGTCAACGAGCAGGCCGCACTGCAACTTTCGGCCACCGAGCAGAACCTGATCCTGCAATCGGCCGAAAGCTACTTCAACGTACTGCGCAGCCAGGACAATCTGGCCTCGACCAAGGCTGAAGAAGCGGCGTTCAAACGTCAGCTCGACCAGTCCAACGAGCGCTTCGATGTCGGCCTCTCGGACAAGACCGATGTGCTGCAATCGCAAGCCAGTTACGACACCGCACGGGCCAACCGCATCGTCGCCCAGCGTCAGGTCGATGACGCCTTCGAGGCGTTGATCACCCTGACCAACCGTCAGTACAACTCGATTCAGGGCATCGTTCATACGCTGCCGATCCTGCCGCCGGCGCCCAACGATGCGAAATCCTGGGTCGACACGGCGGCGCGGCAGAACCTTAATCTGCTCGCCAGCAACTACGCGGTCAGCTCCGCCGAGCAGACGCTCAAGCAGCGCAAGGCCGGCCACTTGCCGACCCTCGACGCGGTGGCGAGATACGAGAAAGGCGACAACGACGCACTGGGTTTCGGCAACCCGAATTCCTTCGGCGTCCCCTACGGCGGCAACGTCGAGCAGAGCACCCTGGGCCTGCAACTGAACATCCCGATCTACAGCGGCGGGCTGACCAGTTCGCAAGTGCGTCAGTCCTATGCGCAACTCGATCAGAGCGAACAGCAGCGCGAATCGCTGCGCCGGCAGGTGGTGGAAAACACCCGTAATCTGCACCGCGCGGTGAACACCGATGTCGAGCAGGTGCAGGCGCGCCGCCAGTCGATCATCTCCAACCAGAGCGCCGTGGAAGCCACGGAAATCGGTTATCAGGTCGGCACGCGCAACATCGTCGACGTCCTTGATGCGCAGCGCCAGCTCTACACCTCGGTGCGCAACTACAACAACACCCGCTACGACTACATCCTCGACAACCTGCGCCTGAAGCAAGCGGCGGGAACGTTGAATCCGGGTGACCTGGAAGATCTGCGGCGCTATCTGAAAGCCGACTACAACCCGGACAAGGACTTCCTGCCGCCGGATCTGGCCAAGGCTGCTGAAGCACAGCTCAAAGCCCGGCCTTAA